Within the Thermosynechococcus sichuanensis E542 genome, the region ACCCCAACCTTGTGGATGATGTCTTGGCTAGCTCAGAGGAGATGGCGATCGACATCTATCAAAAAAATGAGGTGGGGGATTGGCTGCTGCGCTGTTACCGTGCGGGCGATCGCGTCGAATTGAGGAGCATTGATCTCAGAGTGTCCATTGAACAGTTTTATGAAGATGTTGACCTTTCTCCCCCCGCTGTAGAGACCACTGCTCAGTGAAACAGCGAGCGACTCTGCCTATGGACACCAAGGCTATCGAAAAAGCAAAATTGGGTATTCTTTGAGAGAAGAGTAATTCAAGGGGTACCAGACATGTTGCCGTTAACGGTGAGTCGCCTCTGGACAATTAGCCGTAATGTTTTCAATGAAACACTGCGGGAGCGGGTTCTTTACGTCACTGCTGTTTTTGCCATTGGCCTAGCCTTAGCGGTGGTGATTTTGGGACAGGTGTCAGCGGGAACCCAAGACAAAATTAGCCTCGATGTGGGGATGGCAGGCATTTCCCTCTTTGGCCTACTGATTGCGGCCTTTGTCGGGGGTGGTCTGCTCAATAAGGAGATAGAAAAGCGCACGATTTTGGTGATGTTGGCCAAACCCATCAGCCGTGCCGAATTTATTATTGGCAAGCATTTAGGTCTATCGGCGGTTCTGCTGGTACTGGTGGCACTGATGACGCTGATTCTGTTTATTCTGATGAGCTTGAATCAGTTTGCCTATCCCGCAGGCCCTTTGCTAGTGACCTCTTTGTACATTGCGCTGCAACTCGCCCTGTTGACGGCAGCCGCTCTGCTCTTTGGCAGTTTTACCAGTTCATTGATTGCCACGCTGCTAACGGTGGCACTGTACTTTATGGGTCACTTTAGCCAAAACTTGGTGATCCTCAGCCAAAAGATGGAGAGTGATGCGGTGCGGCAACTGATGCAGTTTCTCTATCTCATCTTTCCCGATTTATCCCGCTTGGATTTTAAGAATACGGCGGTCTATGGAATGCTGCCCTCTGTCCCCGAACTCGTGGCCAATGCCTTTTATGGCGTGATTTATACGGTGGCACTGCTGGCGATCGCCACTTGGATTTTCTCTCGTCGCAACTTTTAGCAAAAACTCGCGGTCAACTGTGCAATTGTTCTCCTAATGGGCTATGATAAAGCTCTGGGAATTTTGCCCGTGTAGCTCAGTGGTAGAGCACACCCTTGGTAAGGGTGAGGCCACGAGTTCAATCCTCGTCACGGGCTTTGTTTGACGAACCTCGCACAATTTGCCATCTGCGGTGGAATCATTTATCGCTGTCGCAACCAGTAAATAATCGCCAGCACAACGGCCAAAAGAACCACGATGCGGCGCAATAGCAGGGGGTTAACCGCACGGGCAAATTTGCCCCCCAAAAGCCCACCAACAATGGTGGCGATCGCCATCCCCACGGCAACGGGCCACACCACTTCCCCCGAGACGACAAAAAATGCGGCAGCGGCAACATTGACCCCAAAGGCCAAAATTTGCTTCAAGCCATTGAGGCGCGTCAAACTCTCCCCCAAGACCATGCCGAGCACGGCCAGCAAAATCACGCTCAGCCCCGCGCCAAAATAGCCACCATAGACGGCCGCTAAAAACACAAGAGGAATGGCTCCCACTTCAGATACGGCCGGCGCACTGATTCGCCGCAGTAACCAAGCCCGCACCTGCTCCTGAACCCCCAAGAGGACAGCGGCTAAAAACAGCAAATAGGGAATCAGGGCATTAAATAGTGCCTCGTTGGTACGCAACAGTAACATGGCTCCTGTGATCCCGCCGGCCACCGCACTGGGAAAGAGCCAACCAAGACGCCGTTGCTGCCCCTGAAGATCCTGTCGTTGCGCCACTGTCGCCCCCAAGTAACCGGGAACCAAGGCAACCGTGCTTGTGAGATTGGCAACCACTGGCGGCAAGCCGATCGCCACCAAGGCCGGAAAACTAATCAGTGTTCCGCCACCGGCAATGGCATTGACAAAGCCCGCCGCCAGACCCGCAACGGTCAGGAGTCCGATCTCGCTGATCATGCCCCTGACTAGCTAAAGCCTAGGCGAGGTAGCGTTGGATGGTCTCGCGGTACTGACTCTTGGGTTTCATACCGACAATCACCTCTAGGAGTTCTTTGTTTTTGAAAAGTTGAATCGTGGGTGTACTGGTAACCCCGGCTTGCTCGGCGATCGCGCTGTCTTCAGTAATGTCAATTTCAATGAGCTGTACTTTGCCATCGAATTCGTCCACCAGCCGATCCAAAATGGGCTTGAGGGTATGACAAGGACCACAGGTGGGGGAGACATATTTCACCAGCAGCAGGCGATCGCTCTCGTGGAAGAGTTTACGCAGGGCATAGCTGCCCCGGTGCTTAATGGCATTGGGATCAAACTCCTGTTCGGGGGATGCAGTAGGTTTCGCCGTTTCTGCGGGTTTGGTCGCCGTTTCCGTTTGGTGAAACTCCTGAATTAATCCCCGCGCCGAGAGCCAACGTTCTGCCTCAAGGGCGGCCATACAACCACTGCCGGCTGCTGTTACTGCTTGGCGGTATTCATGGTCTTGGACATCCCCTGCGGCAAAGACCCCTTCCACATTGGTTTGTGTCCCGTGGCGGGTGACAATATAGCCAACGCTATCCAATTCCAGAAAATCCTTGAAGAGTTGGGTATTGGGGGTGTGACCAATAGCATAGAATAGACCCCGCACCGGCAGGACGGATTCTTCCCCTGTGGCCTTATTGATCATCCGCAGACCCGTCATTAAATTGCCATCGCCAAGGATTTCCCGTGCCTCGGTTTGCCAGTGAACCGTAATTTTAGGATTGGCAAACACCCGATCCTGCATCGCCTTACTGGCGCGCATTTTGTCACTGCGCACAAGAAGATGAACGTGGGAGCCATACTTCGTGAGATAGACTGCTTCCTCCGCTGCACTATCACCGCCGCCAATCACCGCCAACTCCACATCCTTGAAAATTGGCGTTGCCCCATCACAAATGGCACAGGCGGACACTCCCTTCGTCCAATACTGCTCTTCGCCGGGCAGATGGAGTCGTTTGGCCGTGGCACCAGTACAGATAATTACGCTGTGGGCATAGACTTGGCGCTCCGCCGAGCTAATGAGAAAAGGGCGCTGACTAAAATCCACTTGAATCACATCTTCAGTGACCATTTCTGTACCCCAGCGCTCCGCTTGTGCCTTCATTCGTGCCATCAGTTGGGGCCCTTGAATGCCTTCGGGAAAGCCGGGAAAGTTTTCCACCTCAGTGGTGGTCATGAGTTGTCCCCCCGGCAGCCCCCCAATTTGATAGCCTTCAAACATGAAGGGCTTGAGGTTGGCGCGAGCGGCATAGATGGCTGCTGTGTAGCCCGCAGGGCCCGAACCAATAATGACAACGTTTTCAATCCGTGGCGGTGTCATGGCTAAAACAAACTCGAAACGACTATGAGTTATTTGATTCTAACTTGATTTTCCGTGGCAAACAAGGGGAGGATCTCTGGGCATAATGGAAGCAAAGCGGCCTACTAACAGAAGTTGTCCCCTACCCTAATAAATTCACGAGTGATACCAACCCACAGTGCTACAGAATACAGCCGTACACCCTGAGCCAAATGTCATTGTTATTCTCTACCGAATCTATTGAAACCAATTTCAAATCAGACACTCCCATTATTATTTTTTCTGGTGATGTCAATGATTTTGTTACACAGATCCCCGATAATTCGGTCGCTCTAATTGTGACTTCGCCCCCCTATAACCTAGGAAAAGCCTATGAGAATCGGCTTTCCATTGACCAATATCTAAAAATTCAATCTCAATTGATTAGTCAACTTCACCGTATTTTAAGAGAAGATGGCAGTATTTGTTGGCAAGTAGGTAATTTCATTGCAGATGGGGAAGTGTATCCCCTTGATGTGCTCTACTATCCGATCTTCAAAGAGCTAGGGATGAAATTACGTAATCGCATTGTTTGGAAATTTGGACACGGATTACATGCCTCTAAGCGATTTTCAGGGCGTTACGAGACTATTCTATGGTTTACGAAATCTGATAATTACATCTTCAACCTTGACGCCGTTCGAGTTCCAGCAAAATACCCTGGCAAACGTCATTTCAAAGGTCCCAATAAGGGAAAGCCATCGGGAAACCCGTTGGGAAAAAATCCCTCTGATGTCTGGGAAATCTTAGTCCAAGACTGGGAAGAGCTGGTCTGGGAGATTCCTAACGTCAAGTCTAACCATCCAGAGAAAACGATCCACCCTTGCCAGTTTCCGATTGAGCTGGTTGAACGTTGCGTGCTGGCGCTGACGAATCAGGATGATTGGGTCTTCGATCCCTATATGGGGGTTGGTTCTGCATTGATTGCTGCGCTCATGCATGATCGGCGGGCAATGGGTTGCGAAAGAGAAACAACCTATGTGGAGATAGCCCGTCAACGCATTCAGGCGTATTACAATGGTACGCTCCGTTATCGCCCGATGGGCAAACCGATCTATCAGCCTACAGGAAAGGAGAAAGTCTCCCAAATTCCTGAAGAATGGAAGGAGTCTTCCCAAGTGTTTGGAGTTTAGAGCATCGTGGCGTTGCGGATATTGACATCCCTGTACTGGTACTGGGAATCACTGCCTGAGAAATAGGGCTGGCTAAACCGTTCATGGGCGATGTACTCAGCAATGACCTAGCTATGCTTTGCAGCTAGGATGTATATCGTTGAGCAGCGTCCTGAATTGTGTATATCAAGCAGTTAGAATTGACAAATTTTAAGTCCTTTGGCGGCACAACGGTGATTCCGCTGCTGCCGGGGTTTACGGTGATTTCAGGTCCCAATGGCTCAGGGAAGTCGAACCTCTTGGATGCGTTGCTCTTTGCCCTCGGCCTTGCAGGGTCTAAGGGGATGCGAGCTGAACGCCTGCCCGATTTGGTGAACCATAGCCAAACACGACGCGGCCATAGTGTTATCGAAACGCGAGTCACGGTGACCTTTGCACTGGATGCCGAAACGGAATGGCGGGTGACGCGGCGACTGCGGGTAACCAAGCAGGGCACCTATACCTCGACCTATGCGGTGAATGATCAACCCTGCACGCTGAATGAATTGCACGATCAATTACAGGCGTTTTGTATCTACCCCCAAGGCTATAACGTGGTTTTGCAGGGGGATGTCACCAGTATCATTTCGATGAATGCCAAGGCACGGCGGGAAATTATTGACGAATTGGCGGGGGTGGCGGATTTTGACCGCAAGATTGCCCAAGCTCGCGAAAAATTAGATACGGTGAAGGAGCGCGAAGAACGCTTTCGCATTGTTGAGCAGGAATTGATTCAACAGCGCGATCGCCTGCAACGGGATCGCCTGCAAGCCGAGAAATATCAAGCCCTGCGGTTAGAACTGCAAGAGCGAGAGCAATGGCTACTGGTGCGCCAATGGCAAGCCCACGAAGCGCAAAAAGCGCAACTCCAAGCACAGATTCAGACGCTACAAAAAGAACAGGTTGAACGCCAAGTCCAACTGCAACAAAAGGCACGGGAGATTGAAACGGCAGCCGTCACGCTGGAACAACTGAATCAACAGGTGAAAGCCCTCGGTGAAGAAGAGTACCTCCGCCTGCAAGCAGCGTTGGCAGATCTCCACGCCCAACAGCGGCAGTGTCAGCGCCAGCAAACCGCCTACCAACAGCAGCAGGAACAGTTGGGAAGACAACTCCAGCAACAACAGGCCCAGTACCATAGGCAACAGTTACAGCAACAGCAACTGGCTGAAGCGTTAGAACAGCAACAGGGCGATCGCCCCCCTTTGGTGCAGGCGGTTGCAACTAGTCAAGCCACCCTCGATGCCCTACGCCAGCAAGCTCAGGAGTTGAATACAGCAGCCCAAGCTTGGTTTCAGGAGCACAGCCAGCGGCGGCAGCGAATTGATGCCCTGATCCACGAACTGGAACCGAGTCGCAGTGAACTCTCGCGTCTTCAGGAGCGATCGCAACAATTGCGGCAGCGGCAAGAGGAATTGCAGCAAGCGGCCACCACCTTAGAAGCCCAACAATTGGAATTGCAAGACGCACTCACAACAGCCGCAGCAGCAGTTAAACAAGAGGAGCAGCAACTGCAAACCCTAGCCCAACAACTCGCTACAGCGCAGCAACAATTAAGCTTGGTGGAAGAAACCTATCAACGCCTTGAGCGAGAACAGCGCCAAAAGCAGCGGGAACTGGATCAACTGGAAGCACGGCAACAGGCGGTACAGGAAAGCCAAGGGAGTTTTGCAACGCGGCTGATTTTAGGTGCTGATCTCCCCGGCGTTTTAGGGCTGGTGGCACAACTGGGACAGGTGGAACCCCGCTACCAACTGGCCTTGGAAATTGCGGCCGGGGCACGCCTAGGGAATATCGTTGTAGCAGATGACAGTGTGGCAGCAGCAGCGATCGCCATCCTCAAACGGGAACGAGCCGGCAGAGCGACATTCTTGCCCCTGAACAAGATGGCACGCCCCAAACCCCTACCTCCCATTTCTTTAGAAGGCTGTGTTGACTATGCGCTGAATCTCGTCACATTTGAGCCGCAATATGCCCCCATTTTTGCCTATGTGTTTGGCAGCACGCTGGTCTTTGAGAGCCTTGAGGCGGCGCGACAATACTTAGGGCAATATCGGATGGTCACCCTAGAGGGAGATTTACTGGAACCCTCAGGGGCAATGACCGGGGGCAGCTATAGTCGCACTAACACGCTCCGTTTTGGTCAGGGGGTCACCCCCCAGGAGTCAGCAGAAGTTCAACAGGTGCGCGATCGCCTTGGGGAATTGGAACGCCTATTAGATCGCCTCCTGCAAGAGCGCACGCAAAAACAGGGGAGAGTGAACGATCTGAGCCAAGCTCTGAGTGAAGCTCGCCAAAGCCATCGCGATCGCCAGCGACAATGGGAGCAACTTCAGCAGCAACAGCAGCACCTCAACCGCCAGCAAGCAGACTTATCGCGCCAACAGCAGCACATTAGCCAAGAGTTAACCGCCGCAGAAACTGAACTTGCTCACCTAGAGGCTCGCCTTCCAGAACTCGAAGCAGAACTCGCCGCTGAACGCCTTGCCCTCAATGCCCTTGAAGCCAATCCCAGCCATCAGCAGTGGCAACACCTTCAGGAACAGCTTCAGGCACAGGAGAAAATCCACGCTGACCATGTGGCCGCCCTGCAAGCGGTGGATCAAGCCTTGGGCGATCGCCACCGTCAACTCGAGCAACTGGCACGAGACTTGCAACAAATAGCACAGGAGATGCAGCGACTACGCCAAGCCCAGCAGGAAACCCTTTATCAGCAGCAAGCCCTCGATCAGACCCTTGGGGACTTGACCATGCAGATTCAAAGCACGCAAACTGCCCTCAGTGAGTTAGACGCCCGCCTAGGACAGCTTAGGAGCGATCGCGATCGCCAAGACTACCAACTACGGCAGTATCAAAAGGACTACCAACAACTGGAATGGCAATACCAAAAAGCGATGGACACCCTCACCACCCTGCAAACCCAACTTCAGGAATTGAGTGCCATCGAGGCACCCCCCTTACCCCAGCCCTTGCCGGAGGTACCTACCGATCTCTCCCTCAGCGACATTCAACAGCAGTGCCAAGCCCTCGAAAAACGGCTCCGCGCCATGGAACCCGTCAATATGCTGGCAATTCAGGAATTTGAGGAGACGCAAGGACGGCTCAATGAGCTACAGGAGAAGCTCGCCGTTCTCGCAGCCGAGCGCACAGAGATCTTACTGCGGATTGAGAACTTCACCACCCTGCGTCACCAGTCCTTCCGGGAAGCCTTTGATGCCGTGAATGCTAACTTCCAAACCATTTTTGCCACCCTTTCCGATGGCGATGGTTATCTACAACTGGAAAGTCCCGAAGATCCCTTTGCTGGGGGTCTGAATCTGGTGGCGCATCCCAAGGGGAAACCCGTCCAGCGCTTGGCCTCAATGTCCGGGGGAGAAAAATCCCTAACCGCTCTCAGTTTTATCTTTGCCCTACAACGCTATCGCCCCTCCCCCTTCTATGCCTTTGATGAAGTGGATATGTTTCTCGATGGTGCCAACGTCGAGCGCCTTGCCAAAATGATTCAACAGCAGAGCCAAGAGGCACAGTTTATTGTTGTCAGTCTGCGGCGACCAATGATTGAAGCAGCTCAGCGCACCATTGGTGTCACCCAAGCCCGGGGTCAACATACCCAAGTCATTGGCCTCGATTTGACGGCTCACCATTGACGCCTGACGGTGTCTGAAAAATCATTTCTAGAATTTTGATAGTTGATCGGCGTGGATCGTAGTGGAACAGTAGAATCCATTTAACTGTCAAAACCTCCAAGTTCTGCTGAGGAGTGTCCCTATGAAATACTGGCAACAATTTGGCCTGAGCCTATTGACCGTGGCCTGTTTGGGAGCCATTGCCCCTCGGCCTGCCCAAGCCAATATGTTTACACAAACGGAAGTGGATCAAAGCCGCTATGTGGTGATGGCTGTGCCCCTTGCACGCGGTGGGTATCGCCTACTGGTGGTCGAGCAAATCAAGGATACTCGTCCCTGCTGGAGTGAATCGGGGAGTAACCCCGTAGTGATTGATCCCCTGCTCACAACGTTTGACTTCACCGGCATTTGTGGTCGAGCCACGGATAGCAATGGTTACTCAATTCGGGTGGCACAAGAAGATCTAGGGTTGCGATATAGTCTGCGCATTGAACAGGGGAATGGCGAGTTGCTCCTTGTTGGCAGCAGCAATCGCGGTGGTCCGCGGATGATCATTGGCCGCACCCACGGTATGCAGGAAGGGCAATTTCTGAAGTTTCAACTGGAACCCACTTGGCGATTAACGCGGCGCACCTATGAAGGACAGGTGCTCGGCCATGTCTATTTCACCAATGACTCTTGGGAAGCGGCAACGGGAAGTGCGCCTACCCCTGTCGGCACCGAAACCAACGTGATTCTCGTACCCGCACCGCAAAGCTAGGCTTAACGTTGCTTCATTGCCCGCTCCATTTCCCGTTTATCCTGCCGCTGCTTGA harbors:
- the smc gene encoding chromosome segregation protein SMC; this encodes MYIKQLELTNFKSFGGTTVIPLLPGFTVISGPNGSGKSNLLDALLFALGLAGSKGMRAERLPDLVNHSQTRRGHSVIETRVTVTFALDAETEWRVTRRLRVTKQGTYTSTYAVNDQPCTLNELHDQLQAFCIYPQGYNVVLQGDVTSIISMNAKARREIIDELAGVADFDRKIAQAREKLDTVKEREERFRIVEQELIQQRDRLQRDRLQAEKYQALRLELQEREQWLLVRQWQAHEAQKAQLQAQIQTLQKEQVERQVQLQQKAREIETAAVTLEQLNQQVKALGEEEYLRLQAALADLHAQQRQCQRQQTAYQQQQEQLGRQLQQQQAQYHRQQLQQQQLAEALEQQQGDRPPLVQAVATSQATLDALRQQAQELNTAAQAWFQEHSQRRQRIDALIHELEPSRSELSRLQERSQQLRQRQEELQQAATTLEAQQLELQDALTTAAAAVKQEEQQLQTLAQQLATAQQQLSLVEETYQRLEREQRQKQRELDQLEARQQAVQESQGSFATRLILGADLPGVLGLVAQLGQVEPRYQLALEIAAGARLGNIVVADDSVAAAAIAILKRERAGRATFLPLNKMARPKPLPPISLEGCVDYALNLVTFEPQYAPIFAYVFGSTLVFESLEAARQYLGQYRMVTLEGDLLEPSGAMTGGSYSRTNTLRFGQGVTPQESAEVQQVRDRLGELERLLDRLLQERTQKQGRVNDLSQALSEARQSHRDRQRQWEQLQQQQQHLNRQQADLSRQQQHISQELTAAETELAHLEARLPELEAELAAERLALNALEANPSHQQWQHLQEQLQAQEKIHADHVAALQAVDQALGDRHRQLEQLARDLQQIAQEMQRLRQAQQETLYQQQALDQTLGDLTMQIQSTQTALSELDARLGQLRSDRDRQDYQLRQYQKDYQQLEWQYQKAMDTLTTLQTQLQELSAIEAPPLPQPLPEVPTDLSLSDIQQQCQALEKRLRAMEPVNMLAIQEFEETQGRLNELQEKLAVLAAERTEILLRIENFTTLRHQSFREAFDAVNANFQTIFATLSDGDGYLQLESPEDPFAGGLNLVAHPKGKPVQRLASMSGGEKSLTALSFIFALQRYRPSPFYAFDEVDMFLDGANVERLAKMIQQQSQEAQFIVVSLRRPMIEAAQRTIGVTQARGQHTQVIGLDLTAHH
- the trxB gene encoding thioredoxin-disulfide reductase; this translates as MTPPRIENVVIIGSGPAGYTAAIYAARANLKPFMFEGYQIGGLPGGQLMTTTEVENFPGFPEGIQGPQLMARMKAQAERWGTEMVTEDVIQVDFSQRPFLISSAERQVYAHSVIICTGATAKRLHLPGEEQYWTKGVSACAICDGATPIFKDVELAVIGGGDSAAEEAVYLTKYGSHVHLLVRSDKMRASKAMQDRVFANPKITVHWQTEAREILGDGNLMTGLRMINKATGEESVLPVRGLFYAIGHTPNTQLFKDFLELDSVGYIVTRHGTQTNVEGVFAAGDVQDHEYRQAVTAAGSGCMAALEAERWLSARGLIQEFHQTETATKPAETAKPTASPEQEFDPNAIKHRGSYALRKLFHESDRLLLVKYVSPTCGPCHTLKPILDRLVDEFDGKVQLIEIDITEDSAIAEQAGVTSTPTIQLFKNKELLEVIVGMKPKSQYRETIQRYLA
- a CDS encoding ABC transporter permease; translation: MLPLTVSRLWTISRNVFNETLRERVLYVTAVFAIGLALAVVILGQVSAGTQDKISLDVGMAGISLFGLLIAAFVGGGLLNKEIEKRTILVMLAKPISRAEFIIGKHLGLSAVLLVLVALMTLILFILMSLNQFAYPAGPLLVTSLYIALQLALLTAAALLFGSFTSSLIATLLTVALYFMGHFSQNLVILSQKMESDAVRQLMQFLYLIFPDLSRLDFKNTAVYGMLPSVPELVANAFYGVIYTVALLAIATWIFSRRNF
- a CDS encoding site-specific DNA-methyltransferase; the encoded protein is MSLLFSTESIETNFKSDTPIIIFSGDVNDFVTQIPDNSVALIVTSPPYNLGKAYENRLSIDQYLKIQSQLISQLHRILREDGSICWQVGNFIADGEVYPLDVLYYPIFKELGMKLRNRIVWKFGHGLHASKRFSGRYETILWFTKSDNYIFNLDAVRVPAKYPGKRHFKGPNKGKPSGNPLGKNPSDVWEILVQDWEELVWEIPNVKSNHPEKTIHPCQFPIELVERCVLALTNQDDWVFDPYMGVGSALIAALMHDRRAMGCERETTYVEIARQRIQAYYNGTLRYRPMGKPIYQPTGKEKVSQIPEEWKESSQVFGV
- a CDS encoding sulfite exporter TauE/SafE family protein gives rise to the protein MISEIGLLTVAGLAAGFVNAIAGGGTLISFPALVAIGLPPVVANLTSTVALVPGYLGATVAQRQDLQGQQRRLGWLFPSAVAGGITGAMLLLRTNEALFNALIPYLLFLAAVLLGVQEQVRAWLLRRISAPAVSEVGAIPLVFLAAVYGGYFGAGLSVILLAVLGMVLGESLTRLNGLKQILAFGVNVAAAAFFVVSGEVVWPVAVGMAIATIVGGLLGGKFARAVNPLLLRRIVVLLAVVLAIIYWLRQR
- a CDS encoding DUF3747 domain-containing protein, which encodes MKYWQQFGLSLLTVACLGAIAPRPAQANMFTQTEVDQSRYVVMAVPLARGGYRLLVVEQIKDTRPCWSESGSNPVVIDPLLTTFDFTGICGRATDSNGYSIRVAQEDLGLRYSLRIEQGNGELLLVGSSNRGGPRMIIGRTHGMQEGQFLKFQLEPTWRLTRRTYEGQVLGHVYFTNDSWEAATGSAPTPVGTETNVILVPAPQS